A section of the Chrysiogenia bacterium genome encodes:
- a CDS encoding zinc ribbon domain-containing protein has translation MSSDPHKAGPNAPGAAPGQSAKQPAASKAPAAPATLDLEWEAPEVPDTLPPPVPSPVGTPQAAALDDLEEVDLDLEEVGEEELELVDLDDSIEAAPVDPQVVPVPKPDAPAAAGKGVTCNHCGHVHATDEKFCDACGLRIDKIGTFAVEEDEEPLEIDEDGDKLLCRECGVRNRPGLKLCINCGGRLIPDEII, from the coding sequence GTGAGTTCCGACCCGCACAAAGCCGGACCCAACGCCCCGGGCGCAGCTCCCGGACAGAGTGCGAAGCAACCGGCGGCAAGCAAGGCGCCGGCCGCGCCCGCGACGCTGGATCTGGAGTGGGAAGCGCCGGAGGTGCCCGACACCCTGCCGCCGCCCGTCCCCTCCCCCGTGGGCACGCCGCAAGCCGCGGCACTGGATGATCTCGAAGAGGTCGATCTCGACCTCGAAGAAGTCGGTGAAGAAGAGCTCGAGCTCGTCGACCTTGACGACTCGATCGAGGCCGCGCCGGTCGATCCGCAGGTCGTCCCGGTTCCGAAACCCGACGCGCCGGCAGCCGCGGGCAAGGGAGTGACCTGCAACCATTGCGGTCACGTCCATGCGACCGATGAGAAGTTTTGCGACGCCTGCGGGTTGCGCATTGACAAGATCGGCACGTTCGCGGTTGAGGAAGACGAGGAGCCGCTTGAGATCGACGAAGACGGCGACAAGCTGCTGTGCCGCGAATGCGGCGTTCGCAACAGGCCGGGGCTGAAGCTCTGCATCAATTGTGGCGGCCGGCTGATTCCGGACGAAATTATCTAG